In Pseudorca crassidens isolate mPseCra1 chromosome 16, mPseCra1.hap1, whole genome shotgun sequence, one DNA window encodes the following:
- the LOC137208418 gene encoding small ribosomal subunit protein eS12-like translates to MAEEGIAAGGVMDVNTALQEVLKTALTHDGLARGIREAAKALDKRQAHLCVLASNCDEPMCVKLVEALCAEHQINLIKVDDNKKLGEWVGLCKIDREGKPRKVVGCSCSVVKDYGKESQAKDVIEEYFKCKK, encoded by the coding sequence ATGGCCGAGGAAGGCATTGCTGCTGGAGGTGTAATGGACGTTAATACTGCTCTGCAAGAGGTGCTGAAGACCGCCCTCACCCACGATGGCCTAGCACGTGGAATTCGCGAAGCTGCCAAAGCCTTAGACAAGCGCCAAGCCCATCTCTGCGTGCTTGCATCCAACTGTGATGAGCCTATGTGTGTCAAGTTAGTGGAGGCCCTTTGTGCTGAGCACCAAATCAACCTGATTAAGGTTGATGACAACAAGAAGCTAGGGGAATGGGTAGGCCTCTGTAAAATTGACAGAGAGGGAAAACCCCGTAAGGTGGTTGGCTGCAGCTGTTCGGTGGTTAAGGACTATGGCAAAGAGTCTCAGGCCAAGGATGTCATCGAGGAGTACTTCAAATGCAAGAAATGA